CAGTGATGCCGGAGCCGGTATAGGGTATTCTGGTATTCGTGTACGTGGTACCGATGCCACTCGTGTTAACGTCACTATTAACGGGATTCCGTATAACGATCCAGAAAGTCAGGGTACCTTTTGGGTGAATTTAGGCGATTTTGCCTCTTCAACCGAGAGTTTACAATTACAACGTGGAGTAGGAACTTCTACCAATGGGTCGGGAGCTTTTGGTGCGAGTTTAAACTTGTTAACCGATAAGGTGTCGGATATCGCTTCCGCGGAAATTGCCAATAGCTTCGGAAGTTTCAATACCAGAAAACACACCGTTAAGATGAGTACCGGACTTATCAACGATCATTTTGAGGTCTCCGGAAGGTTTTCAAAAATTGATTCTGATGGTTATGTGGATCGTGCTTTTACCGATTTGAAATCTTATTTCCTTCAAGGGGTTTATAAAGATGATAATACTTTAATTAAAGCCTTAACTTTCGGGAATCAAGAGCGAACTTATCAGGCTTGGTATGGCTTAACGGCCGATGAGTTGGAGGAAGATCGTCGTCAAAATCCATATACCTACGACAATGAAATTGATGCCTATTGGCAAGATCATTACCAATTGCACTGGAACCAGCGTTTTGATAATAACTGGTCTACAAACTTAGGATTAAACTACACCAAAGGAAAAGGGTATTTTGAACAGTATCAGGCTGAAACTACCGATATTGGTTTATACAATGGTATTGTAGTGGCTACCGATACCAATGATGATGGCGATCCCGTTACAGATTTAATTCGTAGACGTTGGTTAGACAACGATTTTTATGTGGTAAATGCGAATGTTACTTTTAAAAACAATGCTGTTGAGGTCATTTCAGGAATGTCATTTAACACCTACTCTGGTGATCATTTTGGCGAAGTGATTTGGGCTAGAGCCTTTGCTCCCGATGCCGAAATTAGAGATCGTTACTATGAAGGGGATGCTAAAAAAATTGATTATAGTGTATTCTCTAAAGTTACTTTTAAATTTGCACAAAAGTTTACAGGGTTTGTGGATTTACAAGAACGTTTTGTGCACTATAAAACCGATGGGATTAACTCCGACGGCGCGCCTTTTGTAACCGATGCAAATTTCAGTTTTTTTAACCCTAAAGTTGGTTTAACCTATAAACACTGCGATTTTAATAGTTTCTACACCTCTTTTGCTGTGGCTAACCGCGAACCTAATCGAGATGATTTTGAAGCAGGAGTTACCGAAAACGAAACGCTTTACGATTTGGAATTAGGTTGGCGTTATAACAGTAAGAAGCTTCAGGTAAATACCAATATGTACTACATGTTTTATAGAAATCAGTTGGTTTTAACCGGCGAACTAGACGATGTAGGGAGCGCTATTCGTGCCACCAGTGGTAAAAGTTATCGCTTAGGTCTGGAAGTTGATGCCAATATCTTGTTTAACAACTGGTTTAGCATGAATTCTAACGTGACTTTAAGTCAAAATAAAAACAAAGATTTTACCATGTCTATTGATGGAGAATTGGTGAATTTGGGTGAAACCAATATCTCTTTATCACCCAATATTGTGGTTGGAAATGCGTTAAATTTTTCACCCATAGATCACCTACAATTATCGCTTTTAAGTAAGTATGTTGGCGAACAGTACATGGGGAATACCGATAATGACGATTCTAAATTAGTTGATTATTTTGTGAACGATTTAAGTGTTACTTACGAAATCATACCTAAGAAAATCTTTAGATCTATTATTATTTCTGGATTAGCGAATAATATTTTTAACCGTGAATATGTGTCTAACGGTTATTTTGGTTCTTACGATTACACCGATCTATCAAGTCCTACAGGAACCACCACAGGTTATTATGCAGGTTATTATCCGCAGGCAACAGCAAACTTTTTAGTAGGGGTGAATTTGAAGTTTTAGTGTTTTTGATTTTGAAGTGGTTAATTATAGACTCGTGTCGAACGATTTAAAAAGTCTTTTCATGTGGTGTTTGTCAGGTTGAGCTTCTCGAAACCCGTGTAGAGAATTACAACGTTTAATGATTTAAAAACCGTTTATCAGACCTTTCAGGTTTTAAAAACCTGAAAGGTCTTTTTTTTAGCAATTTATGTTAAATAGGTTAATTCGAAATATAAAGAATATTGCCACTACGGTTCGTTGGGTAGAATTTTAAAGCACAAGTTAAGGCATCGTTGTTGTCTGCTTCTCCAGTTATAAAATTATAACGGTTTTCATCACCACAGCCACATGTGCCAAAAAGACCATCAGGAATAATTGCCGAGCATTCGCTTGGTGCATGGTTCGGGTCGCTGGCATCCCTAGCCAAAATATTGGCGCCGGTATTGGCCAAAATAATCCCTCTGTTTCCCACATTAGGAATGTATATGGAATTACCTGGGCTGTTTAGCGTTGAGTATTGTGGTAAGGATAAATCTATACTGTAATTCACATTAATATTAAGTAAGTAATTACAATTGTTATCGTTGTTGTTATCGCTGCTACAAGCGAATAATACAGTAAGAAAAAGAATAAAATATAGTGATTTCATCGTTGTAAAATAAATGGCAATTTAACAATAAAAAGCAAATCCACTGGCGTTTATTTCTGCTTTCCTATTGGTTACACGTAAGAGATAACGAAAGTACTTTTAAAATCAATAGCGTCCTAAACGATTAAAAAAGAGAAAGGAAATTTTGTTCCGCAAAGTTACCTTTGTGGTGCACCACAAAAAAACCTTTCTCAGATGATAAATATAACGCTGTTTTCTCAAATAATCACAAAATTAGAAAAGTCAAGGTTCAATAAATTAGTCAGGTTTCATAACACAGATAAACATCAAAAAGGATTTGACAGTTGGTCTCACTTAGTATCGATGTTGTTTTGTCAATTTGCGAACAGTCAATCTGTTAGAGATATCAGCAACGGATTGCGTTCAGCAACAGGAAACCTGAATCATTTAGGCATGTTAGCAGCGCCTTCAAAATCTACTATAAGCTACCAAAATAAACATCGAAGCTGGGAGCTTTTCAGAGACTACTATTATGTATTATTAGAGAGTTTAGGACAGCAAGCAGGAATGAAGCGTACTAATTTCAAAATAAAGTCCAAAATATTTTTATTAGATGCAACCGTGATAAGTCTTTGTTTAAGTTTGTTTGATTGGGCAAAATACAAGACTAAAAAAGGAGCTGTAAAAATGCACACCTTGCTTGATTATGATGGTCATTTACCAGCTTATGTAAATATTACAGATGGCAAAACAGCGGATAATAAAGGGGCTTACGACATCCCGCTTTTAAAAGGAAGTGTTATTGTTGCTGATCGGTTTTACAACGATTTTGATTTACTAAAGATTTGGGACAGCAACGGAGTCAATTTTGTAGTCAGACATAAAGACAATATTCAATTTAAATCAGTCAAAGAGTTAGAATTGCCAGAAAACAGGCATCAACACGTTCTAAAAGATGAAATCATTGAATTAACAGGCGCTAAGACAAAAGAGAAATATCCCAAAAGACTTCGCAGGGTTGCCTTGTGGGATGATAAAAATGGACAAACTATTGAGGTTATTACCAATCAGAAGTCTTGGACAGCAAACACTATTACGGAGCTTTATAAGGCTAGATGGGAAGTGGAAATATTTTTTAGAGACATCAAACAGCAATTACACATCAAGTCTTTCATTGGAACTAGTCAAAATGCGGTTATGATACAGATCTGGACGGCATTAATTACCATTCTCATTTTAAAAGCGCTAAAAACACAAGCAAAGCATCCTTGGTATTTATCTAATTTAGTAGCCTTTATTAGATTAAATCTTTTTGTGAAAGTAAATTTACATAAATGGCTAGATAATCCGTTTGCAAAAGAACAACCACCACCCAATAAGCACATACAAGGGGTTCTTTTTTGAAAATTCAAAAATATAAACTATTAAACTAGTAAAATGGTTGGATTTATCCTATCTAAAATTTATTTAGGACAGGATTGTTTTAAAATATTAAAAAATAAATGATTTAAATATTTTGTATATTTGTTGGACAATCTCGTGAAAACGGGATTTTTTTGTTTGCTGAATCCTTTGACGCCGTTTTGTTGGAGTATTTCAGCATCTTTTATAATGTTAAATAATGAAGTTATGAGTAAAGCATCGTACTATACACCTGAGGGATTAAAAAAATTAAGAGATGAATTAAGGCAACTTAAAGATGTTGAGCGTGTAAAAGCATCAAAAGCGATAGCTGAAGCAAGAGATAAAGGAGATTTAAGTGAAAATGCCGAATATGATGCAGCTAAGGAAGCACAAGGCATGTTAGAAATGCGAATTTCCAAGTTAGAGGATGCTTTAGCAGGAGCACGTGTTATTGATGAATCGCAAATGGATACATCTAAAGTGTTAGTGCTTTCTAAAGTGAAAATTAAGAACCAAACCAATGGTATGGAAATGAACTATACCTTAGTTGCCGATGGTGAAGCGAATTTAGCTTCAGGAAAAATTTCTGTAAATTCACCCATAGGTAAAGGCTTATTAGGAAAATCTGTTGGAGATGTTGCCGAAATTCAAGTGCCAAACGGGGTAATGAAATTCGATA
This genomic interval from Tamlana carrageenivorans contains the following:
- a CDS encoding TonB-dependent receptor yields the protein MKSNQKKLIKPLFILAVLLLSFSSYAQENDKPVDSTVTENLDEVLVKAVRVSADAPITHSNMTKEQLEKRNLGQDIPTLLNYLPSVVTTSDAGAGIGYSGIRVRGTDATRVNVTINGIPYNDPESQGTFWVNLGDFASSTESLQLQRGVGTSTNGSGAFGASLNLLTDKVSDIASAEIANSFGSFNTRKHTVKMSTGLINDHFEVSGRFSKIDSDGYVDRAFTDLKSYFLQGVYKDDNTLIKALTFGNQERTYQAWYGLTADELEEDRRQNPYTYDNEIDAYWQDHYQLHWNQRFDNNWSTNLGLNYTKGKGYFEQYQAETTDIGLYNGIVVATDTNDDGDPVTDLIRRRWLDNDFYVVNANVTFKNNAVEVISGMSFNTYSGDHFGEVIWARAFAPDAEIRDRYYEGDAKKIDYSVFSKVTFKFAQKFTGFVDLQERFVHYKTDGINSDGAPFVTDANFSFFNPKVGLTYKHCDFNSFYTSFAVANREPNRDDFEAGVTENETLYDLELGWRYNSKKLQVNTNMYYMFYRNQLVLTGELDDVGSAIRATSGKSYRLGLEVDANILFNNWFSMNSNVTLSQNKNKDFTMSIDGELVNLGETNISLSPNIVVGNALNFSPIDHLQLSLLSKYVGEQYMGNTDNDDSKLVDYFVNDLSVTYEIIPKKIFRSIIISGLANNIFNREYVSNGYFGSYDYTDLSSPTGTTTGYYAGYYPQATANFLVGVNLKF
- a CDS encoding IS4 family transposase, whose product is MINITLFSQIITKLEKSRFNKLVRFHNTDKHQKGFDSWSHLVSMLFCQFANSQSVRDISNGLRSATGNLNHLGMLAAPSKSTISYQNKHRSWELFRDYYYVLLESLGQQAGMKRTNFKIKSKIFLLDATVISLCLSLFDWAKYKTKKGAVKMHTLLDYDGHLPAYVNITDGKTADNKGAYDIPLLKGSVIVADRFYNDFDLLKIWDSNGVNFVVRHKDNIQFKSVKELELPENRHQHVLKDEIIELTGAKTKEKYPKRLRRVALWDDKNGQTIEVITNQKSWTANTITELYKARWEVEIFFRDIKQQLHIKSFIGTSQNAVMIQIWTALITILILKALKTQAKHPWYLSNLVAFIRLNLFVKVNLHKWLDNPFAKEQPPPNKHIQGVLF
- the greA gene encoding transcription elongation factor GreA yields the protein MSKASYYTPEGLKKLRDELRQLKDVERVKASKAIAEARDKGDLSENAEYDAAKEAQGMLEMRISKLEDALAGARVIDESQMDTSKVLVLSKVKIKNQTNGMEMNYTLVADGEANLASGKISVNSPIGKGLLGKSVGDVAEIQVPNGVMKFDIIEISR